The Mucilaginibacter sp. PAMB04168 genome contains the following window.
ACATGCGCCAGTTGCCATTGGGCATACGAGCCACACAAGCATCAATAACCTTGTCGGTAGCCAGTTTGAGGGTTGATTCATACTTCCAGTTCAGCAGGTTGGTGCTGGTGAGGTGTAAAATGTTTCGGGGGTGACTCCAATCCTTAAACACGCCTGGTACATACGTAAGGTACATATGATATAACCCGTTGTGTTCAATAATCTCTGGAGCCCAGTGTGTATAACCAGCGGTTGGGCGATACTGAATATCAGCGGTATCACGATATTTCCACGTAGCGCCGTCTTTTGATTCAGCAATACCAATGCGGGTGCCATGAACCCACTCTACCTCACCCACAGTGGTATCCTTTGCCCGGCGGTTTGTATAAAACATGAACCACTTCTTCTCTCCTTTATTCCATATCACTACCGGATCGGCTGCGCCATCGTAAATCGGGTCGCGAAAAAGGGGTTTCGGTGCTGGTTTGCTATGTTTGTTAGTTTGTGCAAAGATGCTGGTAGATGAAACAAGTAGCAAGAACACAAAAGATAACTTTATAACCGTTTTCATTATTTGATGGGGATACTTTAACTTTATATAAGTAACATTGGGCTTGTCCAGTAAATTTTACTCCTGTAGCGTCAGCTTAATCAATGTTTATAATTTCTTCGTTCTTAATTTTTTGCCGCCTTCAACTTCTCATATTCGGCAACGGTAATTTTGAATACCGTACCATGCCGTATGCCGGAGGGTAATTGTACTTGGTCAGATATATCCGTCCAAGTTTTCAGGTCGGTTGAGGTAAGCGCTCCGTATTTGTGGTTGCGGTACTTGTCGAAATATAGTATCCACTCTTTACCTTTTTGCAGTGCGGTTGGTCCTTCGGCCCAGTAATCGCCTGTAATATGCGTACCTGCCTGCTTGTACGGACCGGTTATTTTATCGGCATAAGCAATCTTAATGTTTTTCTGTACCGGCTTCACCGTTTCATCTTTAAAAAACATGATGAATTTTTTCCCAAAAGGCAGTATACTGGCATCAATGCAATTAAAGCCTGGATTGTACAGGAGCTTTGTTGCTGTAAAGGTTTTAAAGTCTTTAGTCAGGGTGTAATAAATACGATGATTGTACCCCTTTTCGGTTATGGTATCGGCCAGTGGGTAGCGGCCCGTGATAGTACTGGCCCAGTAAATCATGTACTGTTTGGTGGCGGCATCATAAGTTACCTCTGGCGCCCAGGTATTACGCGCACCTTTCTCAGCAGCCATCACCGGCAAAAAGCGCTGCTCCGACCAGTGGATCAAATCGGGCGAGTTAGCGTAGCCTATTCCTTTATCGTTCCAGCTTACCGTCCACACCATATGAAAAAGCCCGTCGGCTCCACGCAGTATACAGGGGTCGCGCATCAGTTTATCACTCGCTACGGCAGGTTTCAAAAATGAGCTATCACCTTTTAAGGCTTGCCATTTTAAGCCGTCGGTACTGGCGGCCAGGTGCAGGCCATCGGCACTACTGCCTTTAAAATAGCAAAACAGGTAAACTTCGTTTTTAGCATTTTGCGCGAAGGCGCCTGCTGCTACCAGCAGCATAGTCAATAGGTATACAAATCTTTTCATGTACTTTAGGTTAGTAAAGGCAAGCAGCCAAAGTTAACAGATTAGTTGAGCTGGTAATAGTTTAACCGTCCTATACTGTCTGCTTCGTGTTGGTTAATTAACTTTATTTCACTTTAATTTGTAAGGATGCGGATCATCGTATCTTCATCAACCAATTGTTACTTATTTATGCTATAGCCATAGCATCTACAACCTGAATAACCCATATGAAAGCCACTAAAGCCGGATTAATGCTTTGCTGCGGATTACTTGCCAGTGAATTGGCCTTTAGCCAGAAAGTAAATGACGTGGTAACACCGCTGCATGCCATGAAAGTGAACTATCCTGTTCCGTATGACATCACAGATCAGGCCAAGGTAAAGCAAACGCTCGACCGTATATTGGACTACCTGGACAAGGGCACCCCAACGCAGTTTATTAACCGCCGCACCAATGCTACTGTTGCTTTAAATAATGCCGATACGGCTACCATATTTAAACCCGGCGATTTCAGGCTAACCAGTTATGAGTGGGGCGTTACCTATGCTGGTATGTTGTTGGCTGGCCAGGCTACGGGCGATAGCCGCTATACCGATTATACCAAAACCCGCTTAACCTTTTTGGCTGATGCTGTGCCGGTTTTCAAGAAACTGAACCTGCAATACCCATCACGCCGCAACCCGCTGCACTCAGTGATGGAACCGGGCGCTTTGGATGATGCCGGCGCTTTGTGTGCGGCTACCATTAAAACTATACGCCTCGGCAATGCATCGCCTAACCTGCGCCCTATGGCCAATAATTTTATCAATTTTATATCGGCCAAACAACAGCGCTTTGCCGACGGTACTTT
Protein-coding sequences here:
- a CDS encoding glycoside hydrolase family 43 protein yields the protein MKRFVYLLTMLLVAAGAFAQNAKNEVYLFCYFKGSSADGLHLAASTDGLKWQALKGDSSFLKPAVASDKLMRDPCILRGADGLFHMVWTVSWNDKGIGYANSPDLIHWSEQRFLPVMAAEKGARNTWAPEVTYDAATKQYMIYWASTITGRYPLADTITEKGYNHRIYYTLTKDFKTFTATKLLYNPGFNCIDASILPFGKKFIMFFKDETVKPVQKNIKIAYADKITGPYKQAGTHITGDYWAEGPTALQKGKEWILYFDKYRNHKYGALTSTDLKTWTDISDQVQLPSGIRHGTVFKITVAEYEKLKAAKN
- a CDS encoding family 43 glycosylhydrolase; this translates as MKTVIKLSFVFLLLVSSTSIFAQTNKHSKPAPKPLFRDPIYDGAADPVVIWNKGEKKWFMFYTNRRAKDTTVGEVEWVHGTRIGIAESKDGATWKYRDTADIQYRPTAGYTHWAPEIIEHNGLYHMYLTYVPGVFKDWSHPRNILHLTSTNLLNWKYESTLKLATDKVIDACVARMPNGNWRMWYNNERDHKSIYYADSKDLYSWTDGKKAVADQGGEGPKVFTWKGKYWMITDVWRGLAVYSSDDMLNWKRQPDNILQAPGTGADDGVIGGHADIVVNHDRAYIFYFTHPGRTTPPATSQYERQRSSLQVAELKYADGKLTCDRNAPTYISLKP